From the genome of Granulicella cerasi:
GGCACGATTGGAATTGTCGCGAGTACGGCGGATGGTGGCTTCGTCTGATTCTTCGTTCACGAGAGTTCCAGATGGCGCAGAAGTGAGTGCAACAAGGAACACCTTATCGCAAGTAACAGAACTCTGCTGGCGCGTAGGAGCGACTCGCCAGCGAGAGATCGTGTCTGCTCGCTGGCGTTCTATGTCTAAGATTATGCGCGGTAACGTGGTGCTGCTTCTTTGCTGGAGAGGAACGGGTAGAGCGCGAGGCGTGCTTGCTCGTAGCGGTTCCATACCTCTACATCGGGAAGAGCTGGGATTGTCACGAGTTCCTTCTGGTCAAAGGCGACCAGCGCCGCGTCAACGCAGTCCTCGGCGCTCATCACATTCTTCTCAGGGAGGTTATGCACCGGAAGCCCGGCGCGGTCCCAGAACTCCGTTCGTGTGGCTCCGGGGAGGACTGCCTGCACCTGTACGCCGGTGTCCTTGAGGTTCTTAAAGAGCGACTGCGTGAAGCTCAGCACGTAGGCCTTGGAGCCGCTGTAAGTCCCGTTGAGCACGTCCGGGTTGACCGCCACGACCGAAGCGATATTGATCACCGCTCCTGCCTTCTTCGCGATGAGACTTGGGAGCACGGCAGCGGTGAGTCGAGTCAACGCAGTGACGTTGAGGAAGATCATGTTTTCAAGCTCGTCGACGTCGGAGTCGGTAAGAGATTTCGTGCCGCCGAAGCCTGCATTGTTGACCAGGATGGAGATGGTGTCATCAGCTTTAAGCCTCGTCTCGAGCGCAAGCAACGACGACCTGTCGGTGAGGTCGGCGGCCAATGTTTCAACTGCGATGCCGTACTCGGCGGTCAGCGTGTCGGCGATGGAAGTGAGACGCTTTGTGTCCCGAGCAATGAGTAGCAGATTGTATCCGCGCTTGGCGAAGCGATCGGCGTAGACGGCGCCAATGCCGGAGGATGCTCCTGTGATGACGACAGTGCCTTTGGAGTTTGCAGTAGACATGAATTTCACCTTGGTCGTTGAATTGAGCTCACATGGGAGCTACGGTGTCATAGATTAGACCAGTCTGTTCATGGATTCAGAAAAATCTGCTTTGCCTCCCAATGGGTCGCTATGGCTTCAGCAAAACGTTGAACGTGTAGTTAAAGAAGAGTTCCAGAGGTTTGTCGCTCTGGGTGGCTTTTGCTCGGACCTGTGCACCTTCCCAGCCGTTGACGAGCAGGGCGGCCAAGTCGTCGGGTCTGACGGTCCTCGGGAGTTCCTTCGCGTCGATCGCTTCGCGAATTATCTTCGCGAGTTCTTTCTGCCAGGCAGAGAATGCGCTTTCAAGAAGAGTGCGAATCTCTTCATTTTGGCCGCCCACCTCAAGGCTGAGGTTTCCTAGTAAGCAACCTGATATCGGTCCGCCTCGTTGACCGTATGTTGCAATGAGGTCTTTGAAGTAAGCCCGCAGCTTCTTGAGCGGAGAAAGGGAGGCGCTCTGGATATTTCGCTCTAAGCGTTCCATCTCTCCTGTGGCATAGCGCTCGATCACCTCTATCACGAACTCATCCTTGGTGGAGAAGTGATGGTAGAAGGAGCCTTTGGGGATTTCGGCGGCTTGCAGGATCTGGTTGATGCCCGCAGCCGAGTAGCCTGCAGAGCGCAAAAGACGCAGGCCGACTTCGATCAAGCGTTCGCGTGTGGATGGCTTGCTCATAACAAAGAATAGACTAGTCTATCGAGCGATAGGATTCTCCTATCAGGCATGAATCAAGACGTGAGCGAACGTCACGCTGAGAGAATAGGGCCATGCGAAAAGGGTTTACGAGAGAACCGAATCGAGAAGTGCCTGCGACGACAGTGCGGAACTACATTACGCCCGGTGGGCTCGAGCGGTTGAAGGCGGAGCACCAGTTTTTGCTCAACAAAGACCGTCCGGCTGTGACGGAGGCCGTGGCGTGGGCGGCGAGTCTGGGGGATCGTAGCGAGAACGCGGACTATCAATACGCCAAGCGCAGGCTGCGACAGATCGACGGGCGGATTCGCTTTCTGTCCAAGCGCATTGAAGCTGCAGATGTGATCGACCCTGAGGCTCCGCGGTCGAAGCTGCAAGAGGCGAAGGCGTTCTTCGGTGCGACGGTGCTTTATGAAAATGCCGCTGGAGATGAGCGCGAGGTTTGCATCGTTGGCGTCGATGAAGTGGACCTTGATCGCAACCATGTAAGTTGGCAGTCGCCGATAGGACGCGCGCTTATGCGTTCGGCAGAGGGCGATCGTGTCGTGCTCGATGCTCCAGGTGGCAAGGAGAACTTGAAGGTGCTCGAGATTCGTTATGAGCGGATTGAAGTAGAGCCGTTCGTGGAGCCGATTGGCTCATACGCTTCTGCGCGCAAGCCGTAGCAGCAGGCGGAATCTTTCGTGATCGGAAACAGAAAGGCGCCTGAGGTCAATGCAGAACTGCATAGGACTCAGGCGCCATCTCCTGTTTGGGTTATGGGCGAGCTGCGACGGTACCGTTCTTCACGGAAAGCGCAATGGGAGTGGTGACCGGGCCGGCTGCGCCGATGACTTCTGTGACGGCCGACGCTGAACCGAGGTTCTGCGTGAGCCAAATGTCTCCTGATGCGTCGATGGCGATGTACTGTGGACCGGTGGCGCTGGTAAACCCAGGCACGATGCTGGCTCCCGCGCTGGTGAAGTGCTGCAGTCGACTGCCATTTCGGTAAGGCATCCAGAGTGTATTGTCGCCGTCGAAGGTCATATCGAAGCCAGGCGCGTAGCTGGTTGGAGTGATCGTGGTGACCGTGCCCGTGGAGCTAACCGAGACGAAATTCGAATTCCCGGAGGTCCAGAATCTTCCAGAGCGATCGACGCTGAATGCGAAACCTCTGCTTGCAGTAACGGGGAAGCCTGATGTCTGGGCGTACGTGCCAGCGTTCTGGCGTACGTTCGATCCTGAAAAGAGAGAGGTCCAAAGGTTCCTCGAGGAGTCGAATCGCAGAGCGTTTGTGTATGTGTCTGACGTGCCCTGCAGCGGGTAGCTGACTGAACTGATCGCCGTACCGTTGTAACTCATGCGAATGCTGTTCATGACGGAGTCGATCGATTCTGTCGAGAAGATGTTGCCTGCACCGTCGATTGCCAAGCCGGATGCGCCTTCGATATCAAAGGGCGCAGACGAGACAGGTAAAGCGAACGGCGTGCCCGGGAGTGTCACACCCGAGGCAGAGAGTCCATGAAGAGATCCGCCGCTGCTGCTTTCCGCGGGATAGAGCGACCAGATGTTGTCTTGCAGATCGATGGCCATGTACGTGGTGCCTCCGCCCGAGAAAGGCGAACCGGGGTACGGTACTCCGAGGGACGTCAGCTTCACGAGTGCCGCGTTGCCCTCGATGATGACGTTGCCTTGTGAGTCGATGGCGACATTGCTCGCTCCATTGTTGATGTGGGAGTCGGCGAAGGAGATCGCGACGCTGAAGTCGTTCGGCAGCGCTGTTGTGGAGCAAGGCAGGCTCGGCTGGAACGGCGCCGTGGAGCTGCTAAGTGCGCAGAGAGCACTGATGTTGGCGATCGGATTGTGCGCGATATTGATCATCGCAGTGAAGGTATCGGTAGCCGTCGGTGTCGCTGCGAAGAGGCTCTGGCAGGTCGATGATGGCGCCGCAGGAGTTGCGGTGCTGTCAGCCGTATTTTCGCAGCCGGCAAGGATGTTGCCGAGCATGTTGAGCAATGTCTGCGGCACGGTACCGTTGCCTGCGGGCGTGGTGGCCAGTGCAGAGCCAGTGCCGAGATCGGCGAGATTGCTCGCGTTGGCAAAAGCGTTCTTGATGCCGATCAGCGCAGGCGCAGTGCCGGAGCTGGAGATGTGTGTCGCGTCCGTTGCGAAACCCGCGAGAGCATAGGCCGCAGCGACTGTGGTGACTTCGTTCACGCTCACGAAAGGGACGCTCGCCAGAAAGCTGCCTGTGGTGGGGCAATCACCCAGCACGGCTGCGTTGGCAATCTCAGCGTTGTTGCCGGAGCCGGAGTCGCCGCCACGCGCGAGCACATAGACCTGCTGGCCGGGCTGGCAGGTGTAGTCACCGGTGATGGAGAAGTTGCCGTTTGCGTCAGAGCTGACGTAGGCGCCGATGCTGTCGGCCGTGCCGGTCGAGGCTGCATTGAGCAAGGACACCGAAGCATTGCTCGTG
Proteins encoded in this window:
- a CDS encoding NHL repeat-containing protein; the encoded protein is MLPFRPRLASFAILVASTSFVGCGVGNLATAGPAQGVRLQGHVFGGQQPVKGSHVYLLAANKSGYGGNGYAASTSNASVSLLNAASTGTADSIGAYVSSDANGNFSITGDYTCQPGQQVYVLARGGDSGSGNNAEIANAAVLGDCPTTGSFLASVPFVSVNEVTTVAAAYALAGFATDATHISSSGTAPALIGIKNAFANASNLADLGTGSALATTPAGNGTVPQTLLNMLGNILAGCENTADSTATPAAPSSTCQSLFAATPTATDTFTAMINIAHNPIANISALCALSSSTAPFQPSLPCSTTALPNDFSVAISFADSHINNGASNVAIDSQGNVIIEGNAALVKLTSLGVPYPGSPFSGGGTTYMAIDLQDNIWSLYPAESSSGGSLHGLSASGVTLPGTPFALPVSSAPFDIEGASGLAIDGAGNIFSTESIDSVMNSIRMSYNGTAISSVSYPLQGTSDTYTNALRFDSSRNLWTSLFSGSNVRQNAGTYAQTSGFPVTASRGFAFSVDRSGRFWTSGNSNFVSVSSTGTVTTITPTSYAPGFDMTFDGDNTLWMPYRNGSRLQHFTSAGASIVPGFTSATGPQYIAIDASGDIWLTQNLGSASAVTEVIGAAGPVTTPIALSVKNGTVAARP
- the greB gene encoding transcription elongation factor GreB, translated to MPATTVRNYITPGGLERLKAEHQFLLNKDRPAVTEAVAWAASLGDRSENADYQYAKRRLRQIDGRIRFLSKRIEAADVIDPEAPRSKLQEAKAFFGATVLYENAAGDEREVCIVGVDEVDLDRNHVSWQSPIGRALMRSAEGDRVVLDAPGGKENLKVLEIRYERIEVEPFVEPIGSYASARKP
- a CDS encoding TetR/AcrR family transcriptional regulator produces the protein MSKPSTRERLIEVGLRLLRSAGYSAAGINQILQAAEIPKGSFYHHFSTKDEFVIEVIERYATGEMERLERNIQSASLSPLKKLRAYFKDLIATYGQRGGPISGCLLGNLSLEVGGQNEEIRTLLESAFSAWQKELAKIIREAIDAKELPRTVRPDDLAALLVNGWEGAQVRAKATQSDKPLELFFNYTFNVLLKP
- a CDS encoding SDR family NAD(P)-dependent oxidoreductase, with translation MSTANSKGTVVITGASSGIGAVYADRFAKRGYNLLLIARDTKRLTSIADTLTAEYGIAVETLAADLTDRSSLLALETRLKADDTISILVNNAGFGGTKSLTDSDVDELENMIFLNVTALTRLTAAVLPSLIAKKAGAVINIASVVAVNPDVLNGTYSGSKAYVLSFTQSLFKNLKDTGVQVQAVLPGATRTEFWDRAGLPVHNLPEKNVMSAEDCVDAALVAFDQKELVTIPALPDVEVWNRYEQARLALYPFLSSKEAAPRYRA